In Kangiella profundi, one DNA window encodes the following:
- a CDS encoding OmpA family protein — protein MKISTPFMKTVTAAIVAAAIGAGCTTFDPYTGEEKTSNTVKYGAIGAITCGLIGATRDSKSARNAALGCGAIGAGIGAYMDSQEAELREELAGTGVGVQRDGDQIHLIMPGDITFQTDRYAIDSDFYPVLDSVSKVLYKFKDTNLEVAGFTDSVGSDSYNQELSEKRANSVASYLRQREIPNNRLRVVGYGERYPVAPNETEAGRAKNRRVELTITPDPQN, from the coding sequence ATGAAAATTTCGACCCCTTTTATGAAAACAGTAACGGCTGCAATTGTGGCAGCAGCAATTGGTGCAGGCTGTACAACCTTTGACCCATATACAGGTGAAGAAAAAACCAGCAATACGGTTAAATATGGAGCTATTGGTGCCATTACCTGTGGCCTGATAGGTGCAACCCGCGACAGTAAAAGTGCCCGTAATGCAGCTTTAGGCTGTGGTGCAATTGGTGCCGGTATCGGTGCTTATATGGATAGCCAGGAAGCTGAGCTTCGCGAAGAGCTGGCAGGTACTGGTGTTGGTGTACAGCGTGATGGCGATCAGATTCACCTAATCATGCCTGGTGACATTACGTTCCAGACTGACCGCTATGCGATTGATAGTGATTTTTACCCTGTTTTAGACTCTGTATCTAAGGTTTTGTATAAATTTAAAGACACAAACCTTGAAGTTGCAGGCTTTACTGACTCTGTGGGTAGTGATTCTTACAATCAGGAGCTATCTGAAAAACGCGCTAATAGCGTAGCTTCTTACCTACGTCAGCGCGAAATTCCCAATAACCGCCTACGCGTAGTAGGTTATGGTGAGCGTTACCCAGTTGCTCCAAATGAAACTGAGGCAGGCCGCGCGAAAAATCGTCGCGTTGAACTGACCATCACCCCAGATCCACAAAACTAA
- a CDS encoding hypoxanthine-guanine phosphoribosyltransferase, with protein MAKDNNIQSKQVQTDSDKHSTPYPENIFEQAEIIVSEQRVDESINKLAQQINTQDYSAPLHIFCIMNGGLYFAGQLLRLLTIPVSVSYLHATRYGDKTQGQKLQWLVKPKAEEIHNHHVMLLDDIFDEGITLEAIANECLTLKPRSLQCAVLVDKEHTRKPLSGFAPDFAGLTVPDRYIFGCGMDFKGLWRNLPAIYALK; from the coding sequence ATGGCGAAAGATAACAATATCCAAAGCAAGCAAGTTCAAACGGACAGCGACAAACACTCTACCCCTTACCCAGAAAATATTTTTGAGCAAGCCGAAATCATTGTCAGCGAACAAAGGGTTGACGAGTCTATCAATAAACTTGCTCAACAGATAAATACTCAGGACTATTCTGCACCATTACATATTTTTTGCATCATGAATGGCGGCCTCTACTTCGCTGGACAGCTTTTACGCCTGTTAACTATTCCTGTATCCGTAAGCTACTTACACGCCACTCGATATGGCGACAAAACTCAGGGACAGAAATTGCAATGGCTGGTCAAACCGAAAGCCGAAGAGATCCATAATCATCACGTCATGCTGCTTGATGATATTTTTGATGAGGGCATTACTCTGGAAGCAATTGCCAATGAATGCCTTACTCTCAAACCCAGAAGCCTGCAATGCGCGGTACTGGTTGATAAAGAACACACCAGAAAGCCTTTATCCGGATTTGCCCCTGACTTTGCCGGATTAACCGTTCCTGACCGCTATATATTTGGTTGTGGCATGGATTTCAAAGGCTTATGGCGAAACTTACCGGCTATTTATGCCTTAAAATAA